ACAAATGAATTATATAAAACACCTGAAGAATCGGTCTAAAGCAACTAAGATGAGAAAGAGCAACAGAAACATGGCGTAATAGCAGTTAAAGAAACGAAAGAATAGCGTAGTTAGTTATCGAAATATAAAGAGATCTTTACTTTACATCgacaaaaattataaaacttCTATGCCCAGCGGGAATCGATTAGGATATGCATATCAAAGCCATTGATAGAGAGATAATCAATAGCTTTGGGGACTAAATGCTTGGAAATAGATTTTTCTTCCCGTAAACTAACTTCGGTGAATTTCTTTAGGGAAAATTTAAAGCCTATCTAATCAAATTTATCGTACAATCGGTTTTctgattgattatatatatatatatatatatatatatatatgtatgtatgtatatatatatataggcgcttgTTGCGCGAAATCTCAGGTTATCAGAAGTGGCGGGGGACGATAGTACTATAAATAATTAGATAAGCTTTAGATTTACTTTAAAGAAATTCGCCGAAGTTAGTTTACGGGAAGAAAAATTTATTCCTAAACATATATTCCCCAACACAATTAATTATCTGTCTATTTAATTAACGACTCTATCGTGTTGTTAACTCATGATCGACTACATCCATTTTCTAGGAAAAAATTAACCCTTATACACTAACTACTAGGAAGCTCTTTCAACTGTTTCTTCACTAGCTTTCGCGTTCACACACTCCACGTACATAGAACAAATGTGGTCGCTTGGTCTGCAAaaaaattgcagccaaatttCCCATAAATCACACCCTTAtattcttaacaacaacaaaaaaaagtaacTAAGACTACATTAGATAATGCAATATCAGATACACGATGCCCGAATAACAAaagcagtgataataataataataataatgggaaggTCGTTGCTGGAACCTTATATCATAGGTTGGCacgatcaaggctgacctgaggATAAgcaacacgtacacacagactGAAGAGAATAGACAAATAGAAATCTGGCCGATAAGAAATCAACCACAGAAAGAGACATTGGTGAGACTTCTAAAAATAGGAAAACGCCAACAGAACAATTTTCTATTTAAATGCGGCGAGGTGAATTCTATCAGGATATTAAATGACaaaccgtgatatatatatatatagaaatataaagggCACTCCTTTGCAAAAATCGTTGAATGGGTTTCTCCATTATTATAAAGGGAGATGTAAGgaaaatatgaatacacacacacacacacacacatatatatatatatatatatatatatatatatattaagaggtcttgggccaacagatttttgggatctgacgatacgccataaagctaaaccctttacgGACGGGAAACCCAAGGTAATATCATAAACGGGCtttccccaatatatatatgtatatatatatatatatatatatatatatatatatatatatatatatatacctctgtgtatgtgtattcttcaCTATATTATAATGAATTAATAATGTATATGCGTTAGTTTATCGGGGTTTGACAagaggtaaataaataataaatgagaaagAATAGCAGAAATTGAGAGCTTTGGTATCAAAGAAGGTGGGACCGTAAGAAGAATTCAACAAGCTACGCGTGTGTGCGCTCGCACAGTTCTACTAAACGTAAAATCAGCAGCCACACCTGAAGATGCGAACGAAAACCAACCCATCTAAAATCCCCCGCAACAGATTTCATCTCTAGACAGTAACAATAACCATTTTAAGaaccaagaatatatatatatgttacctttttttttctttttctttaatagaATATAAAGAACTTACCTTAAAATTTAGTTGGATAGGTTCGGAATCATCCAAGAACCTTATAGTGCACTGGTATTCCATCTCCAGGTCGGATTTGCTTGACTTTTTCTTAAACATCTTGgcaaattaattattttccttgTCGCTTCTTCAACTATATCAGTTTGTACAGCTGTTGATATTTATTAGAGacacatgtgtttgtgagaaaagaaaagaaaaaagaagcgaaaaaacactttctttttctttcttttaattatctctcaagaatatatgcgtgtatattcataaatagctatatatatctatatatagcttcttcctgtttcctttttatttatttatattgttgacGGGGGTGCACTAATTAAAGCCGCTAGACCGGCATGACAATTAAAAAGCACATATACAACAGATTGCGATAAATCATAAAGCAAGACACGTCTAATGTTAGTTTGTCAACTCGAATAGAAGCAGCAAAGGAAGCTTTTGTGCTTAGTTGTGCCGTGGTGCTGTGCTTAGCCGCTTACTGTCACCATCCAGCAACTACCTTTCTTGTTATCACATGATGACTGTAGTAGCAACTGGCTGCTTTGCCTGTCTGCCTTATCGCCTGCTGCTAGTGCGCTTCGTAAATGACGTCATTTCCTCTCTCTCGCTATACCAGACCGGGTAAAGCACCGACTTATATTCTGCTCCTATAATAAATCCTGTCaccttaaaataaaactgatgtCTGCATTACTCTATATAATATTTCGAGCACGTTTATTTATGATAATCATATAACTTTTCATTGTTATTAATGGCTCACTTACGAGGAAAAAGAACGCTTGATCACTTTAAAACTTCCTTCTGCTTTTGAACTAAACCGGGTTATAGCAACGTCTTCATCAATATCTAATCTTTCCATCATCTCATTTCGAATATTCTGCAAGATATATTTCTTCTACCAATGCCTAAAACAGCATTTCCCAATTTTTTTATCATTGGAAAACTCTTGAAAACAATTCCATGACTCATGGAGCTCCTACATAAATATCAATAcgtttttattaatctttttctctctttcattaagTTACATAGGAGATTAAAGGGCTCATAAAACTGTCTTTGAAAGCTCTGGCAGTGCCAGAGTCATCAAATTTTACAAAAAGGgtttaagaaattattttaaccAAGACCTTGTTACGAACAAATTCCCTTGCAATTCCTTATTAAGAGGTCATTTCCTCTAGAGGATTTCCCTGCTATCAACAGATGGCAAGATTTCATTTCCATCAGAAATATGCCATGCATGTATAATTAAAAATTGCAAATATAGAATTGAACCTAaaaatgcatctatatatatggaagcactccgtcggttacgacgacgagggttccggttgatccgaatcaacggaacagcctgctcgtgaaattaacgtgtaagtggctgagcactccacagacacgtgtactcttaacgtagttctcggggatattcagcgtgacacagagagtgacaaggccggccctttgaaatacaggtacaacagaaacaggaagtaagagtgagagtaagttgtggtgaaagagtacagcaaggatcaccaccatcccctgccggagccttgtggagctttaggtgttttcgctcaataaacactcacaacgcccggtctgggaatcgaaaccgcgatcctatgaccgcgagtccactgccctaaccactgggccattgcgcctccaatctaTATATTAGTAGCTTTATTGTTAAAACACTGttaaattgtagttaagacacccgtgccggtgacacgtaaaaagcaccgtccgagcgtggcagatgccagcgccgcctgactggcgtccgtgtcagtgacacgtaaaagcaccaaccgattgtggccgtttgccagcctgctctggcccctgtgccattggcacgtaaaaaaacacccactacactcacggagtggttggcattaggaagggcatccagctgtagaaacactgccaaatcaggctagagcctggtgcagcctccatggcttaccagaccccggttgaaccgtccaacccatgctagcatggaaaacggacgttaaatgatgatgagtgaaCCAACAACtcaatggcattttgtccatctttactacctttacattttgagttcaaattctgccaaggccaactttgcatttcattctgtcAGGGTCAATGAGATGACagatatcagttgagcactggggttgatgtgatcaaccaACTCCCCATCttgcctcaaaatttcaggccttgtgccaacagaagaaaggattattctttGTGCAGCCTCTGATGACCTTTTTCAGAACCCTATGACCATTTTAGCAGCATTATGGGACCCCAGATAAATCAATGCACTGGGCCCTAAAGTATTTCTTCATTGACAGCAAACTACAACATACATAGATCATAATTGGGTCTCTAAAagcaacacagcacccatgactttcagaaacattttttcatgctcagaattgctgaagcgtggaataaactacctgAATCAATTGTTAGCCGTtgggacactacatccttcaaaacatcCATGCTTTTTGAAATTCCCCAATAGTACACCTGATGGTCTTCCCACTTTTCTTTAAACGGTTCATTCACTGTTCACTTTCTGTGCATTATTCTATGGTAGAGGCACTTGTGGCTACCTTTTCTgctgagttgtagtgcacctgagcattgcatataataaataaataaacaaatgcgcccttttaaagcctagccaggctcatgggcccagtttcccagtttctatagcGTATCTGTTCCCCAGCtggcgccagtccatcgcagcgttactcatttttgccagctgagtggactggagcaacatgaaatgaagagttttgctcaagaacacaacgcatcgccttgtccaggaatcgaaaccacaatcttatgatcagggtgctgacaccctaaccactaagccatgcgcctccatgaGTATTGTATACAATAtcattatattaaacatacaaaattgtattttaggatattcttttattctttaatttgtttcagtcatttgactgtggtcatgctggagcactgcctttagtcaaacaaatcaacctccaggacttattctttgtaagcttagtactttttctgtcagtctcttttgttgaaaagACCGAGTAGGGGTATTAAACTAGGTCCAGATCAAGTCTAccaacataggcacaggagtggctgtgtggtaagtagcttgcttaccaaccacatggttccgggttcagtcccactgcgtggcaccttggacaagtgtcttctgctacagccccgggccgaccaatgccttgtgagtggatttggtagacggaaactgaaagaagcctgtcgtatatatgtatatatatatatatatatatgtgtgtgtgtgtttgtgtgtctgtgtttgtccccctagcattgcttgacaaccgatgctggtgtgtttacatccccgtcacttagcggttcgatagaataagtactaggtttacaaagaataagtcctggggtcgatttgcttgactaaaggcggtgctccagcatggctgcagtcaaatgactgaaacaagtaaaagagagtaatatcaTTAATGGGTTACATTTCATTATAAGATAATGGTTTCTTGCATAAATATTCTGTGTAAGTTTATTAGTTTATAGTCAAGACGGAAAAATAAAACGGGTGTGATTATCACACATTTCCCCAGAATATTTGAGATGTAAGCAGAGGGAAAAGGTACAACATGGCTAGGCTGAGGTGAgatgggatgggatgggatgggaAGAAGAACCATTATCCTAAATCTTTCTTCATTTAGTTTTAGCCTCAGTTCTTTTGCCATGAGACATTCTTACGTCATtgattttctccttctctctccctgatctctctctttctatcgctctcttcctctttctctctctctctctctctctctctcactctctctctctctctctctctctccctctctcttgtctatctatttctgtttACCTCTAACTGTGGATTTTCATCTatattcttctcctcttcttcccaaCCTCTTCCtctgctcctcctcttccttcttcctctgatcttccttttccttctctatcatcatcatcatcatcatcatcatcattttcttcttcttctccacctcctcctcatcccaACCTCTTCCTttgctcctcttccttcttcctctgatcttccttttccttctctatcatcatcatcatcatcatcatcatcatcatcatcatcatcatcatattctccttcttcttctccacctcctcctcatcccaACCTCTTCCTCTGCTCCCCCTCTTCCTTTCCCTCCTGatcttccttttccttctccatcaacatcatcatctttttccttctcttcttcatctcctcctcctcctcctcttcctcttcctcctccacccgacctcttcttcttcatttttttccccttatcACATACCTCATCTTCTCTGTAAGTAGCATCAATAACAGATGctccatcttcctcatcatcctttctttttctttttttttctttttttttttttccttttatctggTTTCAGACTTCCAGCTGCAATTCTGCAGtttcagtattttatttatttaaatgaaacaCTGTTTAAAgtcatgtaaaaaataaaacttagCAACAATACTTGGTTTTTTTTCTGTACATGTGAGGAGGCATATCCAAGCAGCCGAGTGACAGAATCGTTTAAGCATCGGATTGAttgccttgtgttatttgtctcaCTGTCTATGCCCAGCATGGGCAGCTTTTATCAAGAAATGAGCCGCATGAGATCAAAGCTCATCATCAGGTGAGcagcactactaaaaaaaaaattcaaggtggtttTCCATTAGGTGTACCTTCCAAAGAGTCTTGCGGGGCACAGTTTGTCAATGATACCTCAGGGCTCTGAGTTCATATCCAATtgaggtcacctttgctttttattttttcctttcgggattgataaatcatcatcatcatcattgttcgaccgtggtcgagacaatggaatttaccatgctacgccagacttcatggtccatcatagcattacggaagtcctattgctggatgcctgtatccctggagattacatcagggtaggagagtgtgcgccctctggtattccCGGCCGATGCACCAAAGgagaaattgataaataaagtaaataccagtccaGATAGGtgagttggttggttgattggttggttggtgaaATTGTTAGAGCATAAGGCAGGGTACCTTGTGCTGTCTGTCCTGGTTCTTTGACTTCTTCTGGCAATATCTCAGATGCCACTTCTACTGAATTGTATTGTATTGTCTTTGCTTTTTCTTTGAGCACTGTTCATTATTATTTCTGGTCAGGGACCACCATGGATAATTCCCAGATGTCCTTAGCATTGCAATGCTACTGAAGGGTGTTTTCTGTTgaagataaactctacaagcatGGATGTGCTGAGAAACAAAATCATTCTCCTCACTCTTTCAGTGTCTGGCAGTGATGGATCTACAATATCGGGGCCCTGAAACTTAAAATGTTATGGGGGCCCTCTGTACAACCAGCAACAGTAGGGTAACATCCAACAAGAGTCAAAAAATGTTCGTGCCCTTGCAAGGAACTCCACCTTGAGGCCCTGATAGCCCAGATGGTAGAGTTGTGATGTTGAGTCCTTAAAAATGAGTCTGAAAGTGAGCCCTCTTTCCATTAGAAATGAGATGTGGGTAATCACTGATATCTTTGTCGATGTGGTTGTTCCATGGCAGATCACTACAAATATTTTCCAGGCTAAGCCTTATATTTTAGAGTTATGGGGGTTGAAAATTAGGGaagcattatatacatgcatgatgcaTAGTTAAGATAcatatgaaaattacaaaaatactcttttttctgtcattttctaGAGACAATATGCATAAGGAATTTAAGTGCTCTTCAGTCATGGTAGACCGAAATTTATTCTTTACAAAGGAAACCTTTGAGGGAACTCCTTTCTGCTTCACAGCCTGTGATGGTCATTGTCAAGTACAGCTTATGTGTAGTGGTAATATTAGGGGACACGTCAATTAGTTGTTGCTCATAAATAAGCTGAAGAACTTCTGTACATTGCATTTTAGATGGTGTGTTTTCTTCTGTGTTCCAGGATTTTCTAAGGTGTAAATACTCATTGAAATaacattcatttattaatttgtggtCAATATCATCTTTGTAATGTGATATGATAAGTTTGATACTGTTCTCATCAAATTCTGAATTGTCCATCGATGCTGAGAGAAACTTGAACCTTTTTGCAATCTGCTTGTATGGGTCCATCATCTTGCTGAACTGGATTATCAAGCAGTCATTGACTTGATTTAGAACTTTTATCCTATATTTTTCAGCCCCTTTCAAAGATGCCCTATCACTTATTCCAtctacaaatttctttataataatgCATTTGGAAACATCAGAATAATTTGAGGTGATATATTCACATGAACCTTTTGCTACTGATTCATAATGTGCATTCCTATCGGCTGAATTTTCTCGTAGTTCTTTAGCAAATGAAAGCAAAGATGCTAGCAGAAGGCAAATTTCAAATACATAAAAACCAGGGGTTTGGAGTTTCTTACTTGTTTTATCAAAACACTTCATAACTTCTTCCCAAACAACTGTTAAAACAGCATATTCCAATTTTACCAACTTGTGGTATAAATTCTTTGCATCTCGCTCACATTCAGGCTTCTCTTTGGAGTCTTCAAACACATGTTTGGGAGTTTGCAAAATATCCTTATATCCATTTTTAATTGCCCGGACTGCTTCATAGTGTACAGACTATCTAGTTACACTTAAGCTCTTTAGAGAAAAGGCTAGATTGCCTTGTGTGTTCAAAATCCCCCATCTTTAAGGAgattcagaaaagaaaacatacaactGCTGCAAGATACCAAAATAGTCAACAACTTCAGGTACAGTAGACACTGTCTTTTACCAAACAGGGTTGAGTAAACGGCTTGCAAATGGTACATAGTCTGCATACCTGTTAATGTTTTTAAGAAGTTCTTGCAA
This portion of the Octopus sinensis linkage group LG12, ASM634580v1, whole genome shotgun sequence genome encodes:
- the LOC115217918 gene encoding uncharacterized protein LOC115217918, with product MAHQDSKEKPECERDAKNLYHKLVKLEYAVLTVVWEEVMKCFDKTSKKLQTPGFYVFEICLLLASLLSFAKELRENSADRNAHYESVAKGSCEYITSNYSDVSKCIIIKKFVDGISDRASLKGAEKYRIKVLNQVNDCLIIQFSKMMDPYKQIAKRFKFLSASMDNSEFDENSIKLIISHYKDDIDHKLINECYFNEYLHLRKSWNTEENTPSKMQCTEVLQLIYEQQLIDVSPNITTTHKLYLTMTITGCEAERSSLKGFLCKE